ctgagcaaaactctgataagaaggctgacaaatgactgctgatgctgttggattctgacctccctgcactcgaaatagattttctggagctacggaactttaaatggcgcgctctcaacggagttggaaagtagacatccagagctttccagaaatatataatagtccatactttattcaagattagatgacgtaaactggcgctcaacgccagttccatgctgcattctggagtcaaacgccagaaacacgtcacgaaacagagttgaacgccaaaaacacattacaacttggcgttcaactccaaaagaagcctttgcatgtgtaaagttcaagctcaacccaagcacacaccaagtaggccccgaaagtggatttctgcatcaattacttacttttgtaaaccctagtagctagtctagtataaataggacatattattattgtattagacatcctggatcctggatggtatttttgatcctgtgatcatgttttaggggctggccattcggccatgcctggaccaccatcacttatgtattttcaacggtggagtttctacacaccaaagattaagggtgtggagctctgctgtacctcaagttttaatgcaattactactattttctattcaattcagtttattcctgttctaagatattcgttgcacttcaacatgatgaatgtgatgatccgtgacactcatcatcattctcacctatgaacgcgtgactgacaaccacttccgttctaccttagaccgggcacatatctcttagattccttaatcaaaatcttcgtggtataagctagaattgatggcggcattcatgagaatccggaaagtctaaaccttgtctgtggtattccgagtaggattcagggattggatgactatgacgagcttcaaactcgcgattgttgggcgtgatgacaaacgcaaaagaatcaatagattctattctggcatgatcgagaaccgacagatgattagtcgtgctgtgacagagcatttggacctttttcactgagaggatgggatgtagccattgacaacggtgattccctacatacagcttgccatggaaatgagtaagaaggattggatgaaggtagtaggaaagcagagattcagaaggagcacagcatcttcatacgcctatctgaaattcccatcaatgatttacataagtatttctatctttattttttgtttatttattattattattcaaaaactccataaccaattattatccgcctaactgagatttataagatgaccatagcttgctttataccacaatctccgtgggatcgactcttactcacgtaaggtttattacttggacgacccagtgcacttgctggttagttgtgcgaggttgtgaagaaagtgctgagttagtaaatGTGcacaccaagttgaatgccattattagagatcacaatttcgtgcaaacgccaggaatataccctgaggagagctggcgctgaacgccagaaacaagtatgaaactggcattcaacgccagaaacatactATAGATGGGCGcagaacgcccaaaacaagcatcaatccggcgttcaaatgccagaattgcatgcaaggCATTTcacacgcctaattggtgcagggttattaaatccttgacaccacagggtctgtggaccccacaggatctccacctacctcaactcaccttctctcctcttcacacaatcccataaacactcttccccaaaaacccttcaccaatcacctcaatctctcttccccatcacctcttcaccactcacatccttccactcttccccataaaccccacctaccttcaaaattcaaaatcactttcccacccaacccacccaatatggccAAACCTTAACCCCtttccctccactatataaacctttccattcttcttcattttcacacaacacaaccctctcttctcctccttggccgaaacacaaccctctctccctctcgtccaaattttcttcttcttcatctattctttcttctcttgctcgagggcgagcaatattctaagtttggtgtggtaaaagcataagctttttttttgtttttccataaccacctatggcacctaaggccggagaaatctctagaaaagggaaagggaagacaaaagcttccacctctgagtcatgggagatggagagattcatctctaaagcccatcaagaccacttctatgatgttgtggccaagaaaaaggtgatccctgaggtccctttcaagctcaagaaaaatgagtatctggagatccgacatgagatccaaagaagaagttgggaagttctgaccaaccccattcaacaagtcagaatcttaatggttcaagagttctatgccaatgcatggatcactaggaaccatgatcaaagtgtgaacctgaatccaaagaattatcttacaatggttcgggggaaatacttagattttagtccgaaaaatgtgaggttggcgtttaacttgcccatgatgcaaggaaatgcacgcccctacacaagaagggtcaactttgatcaaaggttggaccaagtccttatggacatatgtgttgaaggagctcaatggaaaagagactccaaaggcaagctggttcaattaagaaggctggacctcaagcctgtggctagaggatggttggagttcatccaacgctccatcatccccattAGCAACTGATCCGGAGTTACTGTGggtcgggccatcatgattcatagcatcataaatggagaggaagtagaagttcatgaagtcatctcccatgaattctacaaaatagctgaaAAGTCCTctaccatggcaaggctagcttttcctcatcttatttgccatctatgttactcagctggagttataatagaaggagacatccccattgaggagaataagcccatcactaagaagaggatggagcaaacaagagagcccactcatggatcccaagagatgcatgaggaagctcatcaccaagaaatcccggaaatgcctcaagggatgcactttcctcccaacaactattgggaaaaactcaacacttctctagaagacttgagttacaatatggatcaattaatggtggaacatcaagaacactccatcattctccatgaaattagagaagatcaaagagcaatgagggaggaacaacaaaggcaaggaagagacatagaagagctcaaggacatcattggttcttcaagaagaaagcaccaccatcactaaggtggactcattccttgttcttatttctctgtttttcgatttttatgcttaatgtttatctatatttgtgtctttattacatgatcattagtatgtagtaactatgtcttaaagctatgaataattccatgaatccttcacctttcttaaatgaaacatgtttttaatacaaaagaacaacaactacataagtttcgaatttatccttgaatttagtttaattatattgatgtggtgacaatactttttgttttctgaatgattgcttgaacagtgcatatttttgatcttgttgtttatgaatgttaaaattgttggctcttgaaagaatgatgaacaaagtgaaatgctattgataatctaaaaaatcatgaaattaattcttgaagcaagaaaaagcagtgattagcaaaagcttgcgaaaaaaaagaaaaaaatggcaaaaaaaatagaaagaaaaagaaaaagcaagtagaaaaagccaatagcccttaaaaccaaaaggcaagggtaaaaaggatccaaggctttgagcatcaatggataggagggcccaaggaaataaaatccaggcctaagcggctaaatcaagNNNNNNNNNNNNNNNNNNNNNNNNNNNNNNNNNNNNacttaactaggagaatcaataacactatctgaaattctaagttcctagagatgccaatcattctaaacttcaaaggataaagtgagatgccaaaactgttcagaagcaaaaagctacaagtcccgctcatctaattagaattaatattcattgatattctgagctttatagtatattctcttctttttatcctaattgatttttagtttcttggggacaagcaacaatttaagtttggtgttgtgatgagcggataatttatacgctttttggcattgtttttaagtagtttttagtgggatctagctacttttagggatgttttcattagtttttatgctaaattcacatttctggactttactatgagtttgtgtatttttctgtgattttaggtattttctagctgaaattgaggaacctgagcaaaactctgataagaaggctgacaaaggactactgatgctattggattctgacctccctgcacttgaaatggattttctagagctacaaaactttAAATGGTgggctctcaacggcgttggaaagtagacatccagagctttccagcaatatataatagtccatactttattcaagattagatgacataaattggcgctcaatgccagttccatgatgcatactagagttaaacgccagaaacacatcacgaaccagagttgaacgccaaaaacacgttacaacttggcgttcaactccaaaagaagcctctacacgtgtaaagctcaagctcagcccaagcacacaccaagtaggccctgaaagtggatttctgcatcaattacttacttttttaaaccctagtagctagtctagtataaataggacatattattattgtattagacatcctggatcctggatggtatttttgatcctgtgatcacattTTTGGGGCtgaccattcggccatgcctggaccaccatcacttatgtattttcaacggtggagtttctacacaccatagattaagggtgtggagctctgctgtacctcaagttttaatgcaattactactattttctattcaattcagtttattcctgttctaagatattcgttgcacttcaacatgatgaatgtgatgatccatgacactcatcatcattctcaccgatgaacgcgtgactgacaaccacttccgttctaccttagaccgggcacatatctcttggattccttaatcagaatttcgtggtataagctagaattgatggcggcattcatgagaatccgaaaagtctaaactttgtctatggtattccgagtaggattcagggattggatgacagtgacgagcttcaaactctcgattgttgggcgtgatgacaaacacaaaagaatcaatggattctattccagcatgatcgagaatcgacagatgattagccatgctgtgacagagcatttggacctttttcactgagaggatgggatgtagccattgacaacggtgattccctacatacagcttgccatggaaaggagtaagaaggattggatgaaggtagtaggaaagcagagattcagaaggagcacagcatctttatacgcctatctgaaattcccatcaatgatttacataagtatttctatctttattttctgtttatttactattattattcgaaaactccataaccaattattatccgcctaactgagatttataagatgaccatagcttgcttcataccaacaatctccgtgggatcgacccttactcacgtaaggtttattacttggacgacctagtgcacttgctggttagttgtgtgaggttgtgaagaaagtgctgagttagtaaatgcgcacaccaagttgaattccattattagagatcacaattttgtgcaccacttgtcatttatctttcatgcctcttatcaaaaccccaaaaataactcacaaccaataacaagacactttattgtaattccttgggagaacgacccgaggttcaatacttcagtttataaatttaggggtttgttttagtgacaaacaactttttgtatgaaaggactattgttggtttagaaactatattgcaacgagatttcatttgtgaattctataccatcaaaaatccaatcatcacacGTATCCCTATCTTCGTTCCAATTCAGAGGAATTTTGTCTTCTTTGGTCATGATCTACATTaatttttcactttcttttaattatttggacCAAGCTTACTTACTGTTGGGCTGGAAAACATGGGCCTATGGTTCCAATGCATGCAAAAAAAATCACTACATCACTTGCAAAGCTGAAAGTAAAAGCATGAGAATTTCTTTCAGGACCACTACTTACGCAAAATGTGACCCTTTTAACCATGATCGTGCCCAGAGTATGATGCAGCACGACAAACACATATTTGGTTTGTGAAAACTGCTTACATGTCACCAAAAACACACCCATCTAATTCTTTTTGCCTGCAAAAATAGTGAGACAACTCACGAAGAAGAGGAAATTTGACTACACTATAGATAAACCGAAACACATAGTCAACATGTTCACTACACACATATGCACACTACTGATATTGCTCTTGTAAAATAATATGGAAAGCAACAAAATACAACTTGTTCTTATGGGTTGTTGACTCTCCATAGATATCGACACTGAACTGGGTGCTTGACTCGCAACACTCTCCCGCGTCATTGCTTGGGGATACTTCCATGTTTTCCACTACAGGTGGACCTACTGAGGACATTCTGTGTAAGGACACAAAAAATACTCTATCAAACAATTAATCCAGCAAGACAAGAGAACAAAAGCACATAATAAGCAGTTTCCAAATCGGGTTCTCAGATATTTACCTGTGTTAGCCACCTCTCAAACAAATCCTCATTTGTCCATGTATTGGGATTATGAAAACTAGTGCTGGCAGCATGTGCAGATGGCTCACCTATGTGCCCCGAGCAACTATGAGATGCATAAAATTGCTCGATGTGTTGCCCGCCAAGGAAGAAATTAGTGCCCCCACCCCGAACACCCAAGGGGTTGCGGCAAAATGGATTGCTAGACCCATGAGCAATCGATGGAGTATTTCCATCCGCACGCGTCCTGTCAGTTTCACAAGGGTTGCCAGTCTCCGATTGAAAGCCCTGCTAATCAAGCAAAACAACTTCACAAACCTGAACAATTTTTCACGATTCATTTCATGTTATGTATGCACAAGAAATTGTTTCAACATTGCATTTAATATTTTCACAGTTTCATGTCATGTTATGTAAGCTTCAAGAAATATCCTATCTAACTTGTCCTTTTGGCCACTAACCCATATGAAGTGCACATTTAAGGAAACTTAATCTCTAGAGGGTTATACAAACATTTTACAAAGATGTTAAAATAATGGCAATTGTATTAGCTACCTGATTGCAATTGTGCACCGTTTGCAAATCAAAATACGTCAAATATTGTAATGCAAAAAGTGTTGGGTTAATCATTACCAAGAATATACTAAGTTCAGCAACAGGTCACACGGAGCTCATAGAATGAAAAGCAACAACACTATGCAAAAACTATACCAACTACAATGAATCATTTTCTCCAGAAACCACATCACTGCTTAATGTCAGAAAACTCCAAATTCTTTATATCTGACATTTAAACTCTTACCTTTGACATAGCCGTATCGTATcgaaaaataagttttaataGTGCAATTAATACTCTTTTTTTCGAGCATCACATGTCGGAAATTAATCAAATAACATTACTCACTTGTTTCGAATTTAGATGAAACAGCTTACTTACCTCGTTTGTGTGACAATAACGCGTCTTTGGCGTTGCGGATGGGGCAGTTGCGTCATGCGGACAACACTCGACGGAACTTGGACCACCGGTACCATTAGCCACAGCAACACCCTCTCCCTTGTGCCACATACAGGTCCTTTTCGTGTGTCCAGCAACCCCACAATTGGTGCAACGTCGTCTCTTTGGCTCCATCTCACCCTAACTAACTGGTTCAGACTCGTTTCCCTTCCTCGGTGCCCTCTTTGTCTTAGATACGACAGGGTCCTTGATCCCAGACAATGACGATAGACCAAGTTGGCTCCCAACCCTCTCATGCAATCTTTGTTGAAGCACCTCAATGAGACTGGCAATCCCATCCCTAGCCACAACAAACTCTGCAGCATCTTCAGCCCCAAGTTGTGCAACTAAACACATTTCCCCACATAGGGCACCATATCGAAGCAAACGGCCTTCATGGCTGTCTTTACTTTCAACGGGTGTCGATCTACAATCCTTTGCATTCTTGTACCATCTATTCAAAATAAGACCATGCAGTATTTCTTCCAACCCCTCGTACTTCATCACACAAAAGATATGACTACATAGAATCTCCTCACTGTTCCACATCGAACACTCACAATCTATTTTTTCCTCATTTAGGTCAAACAAAACCTTGtgtattttatttggtttttcCATTCTAAAAAACGTGTACACAGTTGTCGTGCTGATGCTGTCCTTGCTCTGAAATAATAACGTCGTGACACCCTTAATTTGTTTCTTCACTTCGCTAAAGAATGCTCGTGTATACACCTTCGATGCAAATAGCTCGATCGAAACAAGGCCAGTCATCAGCACCGGACTATAGTACGTTGAGTAGAATTGGGCTGTAACTTCGTTGTTCTGATAGTCTTTTACAACACGATCTAAACTATGCACAAGTTCTAACATACTATCAGTTGATTTAATGAAGCCCTTAATGAAAGCATTGATCCCTTCACATCTTGATGTTGTCCTGTATCTCGCACAAAAGGTGCCCCTAAGGTACGCCATTGCCCAAATTTCTCTACATTCGTATGTGGACTTAACCCAACAGTTATCATGTAGGCCAAGCGACTTGACAGATGCCTTTTAGTACTCCTCAAAGTCACTGATTTCAAAGTTCACATAAATTTCTTTCCTAAAGACCTTGTGAAATTCTGTTTCTTTCACCCGTTGGACGCAATTCTTCTCTAAGTGCCAACCACAAAGTCTATGTGTCGCTGCCGGCATCACCTCAGCCATTGTAGTGCGCATCGCCTTGTCCCCGTCAGTCACCACTACACACGACTTCTTTTGCCCCATAACATCGTGCAGGTTCAACAACACCCACCAATAAGTGCGGACCTCTTCGTTCTCCAGCAACGCAAACCCAAAAATTGATGTCTATTTGTGGTGATTTGACCTGGAGAAAACCACTAGTGGTTTCCCGTACTTGTTAGATCGGTATGTTGAATCAAAATCCTACACGTCACCAAATAGTTGATAATCCGTCGTCATCTTACTGTGGGCCCGAAATAGGCTACCCAACTGATTATCTAGGGTCTGTGTGTATCGTGCCACCGTCTTCATGTCAGCATTTGCCCTATCCTCCAAGTAACTGATAGTTGCTGCGGTATCGGCGTCACATATTCGCGCAATCTTTTGTCTATGCACATAATTATACAGATCCTGTTTTGTAAACTGGAGCATGCCATACCCACAAGATTGCCCCGCCATGTAAGCCATCATTTTTGAGGTGGCGATCCCAAACTGCTTCAAACTATCCACCTGTGTCTTGTCACCGTCACTCATCTTTCGATGACTAGGAAGGAGATGTGCAAACATTGCTGGGGAAAGCTCGTGGTTATGTTTGTCCACGATGGTCCTCACCCTCCACACGATATGTTGCATATCATAGTAAATCTTCAACTTTGTCTTACAGTCCGTACAAATCTCCAACCTCTCTTGCCTTACTCGCTCAGGACGGTCATAGTGCTTAGTACGTCTTGTACATGGTCGATGGCAGAAAAATCTCTCCTAATCAACACTCCATTCACACGAGATACATCTCCCTTCCGAACTCCAAAACCCCTTAATTTAGTGAACTCCTTGTAGGCAGCATAAGCATCCTCCTCCGTTGCAAAATCTTTTCCTAAGAAGTCTTTCGCACTAACTGGACGGCTGAGACGACCCTCTGCCACATCATCTACACCACCCGACCTGTTACCGTCAACGGCACCCCTTACACTTTTTCCCCAGATTCGCAGCCCTCATGGTGCTCGAGGCCTTCGTCTTCGTCATAATTATCATCACTCGCACAATAATGTCCACAACTATCATTTGAGGTACTCCTATCCGAGTCCACCCTCACCGTTCAGCATACTCTTGAAATCCATCGGCAACAAGTGTGCAATCTTCTAGCCTGGCAACTGCATGACTTCACAAACTAATCTCATCAAGCAATGACTAAAAGTGACAAACTCCACcgcattataataaaaaaacacattATACCACTAgtgaaattataattaactaattaaaacacATTATATGACTTCTAAATTCAGCAAGACATCcaccaaaaacaaaaactaaaaatgtGAAGTTAACCAAACCAACAACAAATATTTGCTCATCTTATTTTCTACTTAACCCCTTTAGTTAATTCATCTATTTTCTTCGTAGAATGCAAAAATAGGTTGAAGAAAATATTCCTTTCCTTAACAAAGCACACCAACTTTAGCGCATCATCTTCATGaagtttaaaaacaaaaaattaagaacCTACAAAGCACTATAAGTTCAACAAGGTTCCCAGCAAAATGGTAGACAAAAGGGTAAACCCTTTTTAGAATTTAGTGGCAggaattaaaaaacaaaaaacatcaGCGGGTCTTATAGTATAAAAAACACATGAAGATCTAATTATAAATCATTTACAACCTTCTTTTCATGATATAGTTGTGGCATGTCCTCtatgaaacaaaaaatttaaattaccaTGTCCATGTCTCCAGTGTTTATGAAG
The genomic region above belongs to Arachis duranensis cultivar V14167 chromosome 3, aradu.V14167.gnm2.J7QH, whole genome shotgun sequence and contains:
- the LOC107478171 gene encoding protein FAR1-RELATED SEQUENCE 9-like — translated: MAYLRGTFCARYRTTSRCEGINAFIKGFIKSTDSMLELVHSLDRVVKDYQNNEVTAQFYSTYYSPVLMTGLVSIELFASKVYTRAFFSEVKKQIKGVTTLLFQSKDSISTTTVYTFFRMEKPNKIHKVLFDLNEEKIDCECSMWNSEEILCSHIFCVMKYEGLEEILHGLILNRWYKNAKDCRSTPVESKDSHEGRLLRYGALCGEMCLVAQLGAEDAAEFVVARDGIASLIEVLQQRLHERVGSQLGLSSLSGIKDPVVSKTKRAPRKGNESEPVS
- the LOC107478169 gene encoding protein FAR1-RELATED SEQUENCE 5-like, with product MRRTQGSVVLIDVVLVRCASCTVCYAVRPLPYLSVEVARLEDCTLVADGFQEYAERSGGVDDVAEGRLSRPVSAKDFLGKDFATEEDAYAAYKEFTKLRGFGVRKGDVSRVNGVLIRRDFSAIDHVQDVLSTMTVLSEVRTIVDKHNHELSPAMFAHLLPSHRKMSDGDKTQVDSLKQFGIATSKMMAYMAGQSCGYGMLQFTKQDLYNYVHRQKIARICDADTAATISYLEDRANADMKTVARYTQTLDNQLGSLFRAHSKMTTDYQLFGDV